Proteins encoded by one window of Vibrio panuliri:
- the aat gene encoding leucyl/phenylalanyl-tRNA--protein transferase, with the protein MAIYLTELDSNNLSFPSPFEALDDPNGLLAFGGDLSSARLVTAYHNGIFPWYGPDEPILWWSPSQRAVFDPKTFKPARSVKKFQRKHQYQVSINRAFDQVIDHCAALRSAEETWINEEMRDAYKQLAQLGHCHSVEVWQQNQLIGGLYGLSVGQLFCGESMFSLQSNASKIALWYFCDHFKQYGGKLIDCQVLNDHTQSLGAFELPREDFIKSLLSLRQQAVDKQCFQPQWLVQAEEQ; encoded by the coding sequence ATGGCTATATATCTGACAGAACTCGATAGTAACAATTTGAGCTTTCCTTCTCCATTTGAAGCACTTGACGACCCAAATGGGTTGCTGGCTTTTGGCGGAGATCTGTCATCTGCACGTTTGGTCACAGCTTACCACAATGGCATATTCCCTTGGTATGGACCTGATGAACCTATTTTATGGTGGAGTCCATCACAACGCGCGGTGTTTGATCCTAAGACATTTAAACCCGCCAGAAGTGTCAAAAAATTTCAGCGTAAGCATCAATATCAGGTCAGTATTAACCGAGCGTTTGACCAAGTCATTGATCACTGTGCTGCGCTTCGAAGTGCCGAAGAAACTTGGATCAACGAGGAAATGCGTGATGCCTATAAACAACTGGCGCAACTTGGTCATTGCCACTCTGTAGAAGTATGGCAACAAAACCAGCTTATAGGTGGGCTTTATGGCCTGTCGGTTGGTCAGCTGTTTTGCGGGGAATCGATGTTTAGCCTGCAAAGTAACGCATCGAAAATCGCCTTATGGTATTTCTGCGACCATTTTAAGCAATACGGTGGAAAGCTCATTGATTGCCAAGTACTTAATGATCACACCCAATCGTTAGGTGCATTTGAATTACCACGTGAAGACTTTATCAAAAGCCTGCTATCCTTAAGACAGCAAGCGGTTGATAAACAGTGCTTTCAACCGCAGTGGTTAGTACAGGCCGAGGAGCAATAA
- the gap gene encoding type I glyceraldehyde-3-phosphate dehydrogenase → MTIKVGINGFGRIGRFVFRASVERADIEVVGINDLIDVDYMAYMLKYDSTHGRFNGTVEVVDGNLVVNGKTVRVTAERNPADLKWDEIGVDVVAEATGIFLTDETARQHITAGAKKVVLTGPSKDATPMFVMGVNHATYAGQDIVSNASCTTNCLAPIAKVLNDKFGIESGLMTTVHATTATQKTVDGPSAKDWRGGRGASQNIIPSSTGAAKAVGVVLPELNGKLTGMAFRVPTANVSVVDLTVNLKTGASYEAICAAMKEASEGELKGVLGYTEDQVVSQDFIGEVQTSVFDAKAGIALTDNFVKVVSWYDNEIGYSNKVLDLIAHISK, encoded by the coding sequence ATGACTATCAAAGTAGGTATTAACGGTTTCGGCCGTATCGGTCGTTTCGTATTCCGTGCATCTGTTGAGCGCGCGGACATCGAAGTTGTAGGTATTAACGACCTTATCGACGTAGATTACATGGCATACATGCTGAAGTACGACTCAACTCACGGTCGTTTCAACGGCACTGTTGAAGTAGTAGACGGCAACCTTGTTGTTAACGGCAAAACTGTACGTGTTACTGCAGAGCGCAACCCAGCTGACCTTAAGTGGGACGAAATCGGTGTTGATGTAGTTGCTGAAGCAACTGGTATCTTCCTAACTGACGAAACTGCTCGTCAACACATCACTGCTGGTGCGAAGAAAGTTGTTCTAACTGGTCCTTCAAAAGACGCAACTCCAATGTTCGTAATGGGCGTTAACCACGCTACTTACGCAGGTCAAGACATCGTTTCTAACGCTTCTTGTACTACTAACTGTCTAGCTCCTATCGCTAAAGTTCTTAACGACAAGTTCGGTATCGAATCTGGTCTTATGACTACAGTTCACGCTACTACAGCTACTCAAAAAACTGTAGACGGTCCTTCTGCGAAAGACTGGCGCGGTGGTCGTGGTGCTTCTCAAAACATCATCCCATCGTCAACTGGTGCTGCTAAAGCTGTAGGCGTTGTTCTTCCAGAACTAAACGGCAAACTAACTGGTATGGCTTTCCGCGTACCAACTGCTAACGTTTCTGTAGTTGACCTAACTGTTAACCTAAAAACTGGCGCATCTTACGAAGCTATCTGTGCAGCAATGAAAGAAGCTTCTGAAGGCGAGCTAAAAGGTGTTCTAGGTTACACTGAAGACCAAGTAGTTTCTCAAGACTTCATCGGCGAAGTTCAAACTTCAGTATTCGATGCTAAAGCTGGTATCGCTCTAACTGACAACTTCGTTAAAGTTGTATCTTGGTACGACAACGAAATCGGTTACTCAAACAAAGTTCTAGACCTAATCGCACACATCTCTAAGTAA
- a CDS encoding arginyltransferase — protein sequence MSSDIQHIRIGLTDNHPCSYLPGRQERVAVALDPTLHTSSNYEVLLANGFRRSGDTIYKPLCQACEACEPIRVAAHQFQPSRSQKRLLNKASAITWQLKEDLDENWYELYASYIESRHHSGTMYPPNRQSFEQFSHCNWLNTQYLHLYEDQRLIGIAVTDLLSNSASAFYTFFDPNHPLSLGTLGVLLQIEYCRQQGKQWLYLGYQIDECPAMNYKVRFHPHQRLVNQSWRG from the coding sequence ATGAGCTCTGATATACAACACATTAGAATTGGTTTAACCGATAACCACCCTTGTAGCTACCTTCCGGGACGGCAAGAGCGGGTGGCGGTGGCGCTCGACCCCACGCTACACACCTCATCTAACTACGAAGTATTGCTGGCAAATGGTTTTCGCCGTAGTGGCGACACCATCTATAAACCGCTATGCCAAGCTTGTGAGGCTTGCGAACCCATTCGAGTCGCAGCTCATCAATTTCAGCCCTCACGTAGCCAAAAGCGTCTGCTAAACAAGGCCAGCGCGATTACTTGGCAACTAAAAGAAGATCTTGATGAAAACTGGTATGAACTCTATGCCAGTTATATTGAATCCCGCCATCACTCCGGCACAATGTACCCTCCAAACCGCCAGAGTTTTGAACAGTTTAGCCACTGTAATTGGTTAAATACCCAATATTTACACCTCTATGAAGACCAGCGACTAATTGGTATTGCAGTGACTGACCTGCTCTCCAACAGTGCCAGCGCTTTCTATACCTTTTTTGACCCTAACCATCCACTATCGCTTGGTACACTTGGGGTTTTGTTGCAAATTGAATACTGCCGACAACAAGGCAAACAGTGGCTTTATCTCGGCTATCAGATCGATGAATGTCCAGCGATGAACTACAAAGTCCGCTTTCATCCTCATCAAAGGCTAGTAAATCAATCGTGGCGAGGGTAG
- a CDS encoding DUF2989 domain-containing protein gives MNTLKLVATIGLGLTLSGCFESRKNTEQLCDSNPALRCNELNVDDGQCRLPRTDLIWHRHEIIKNPSEQNKIKEYHILADYEKCLTLAAQIQPLTASERKSKRVTTIMHIQQERQRVVDELKHSSAPNALYFLWSQIGDENAKRSFLQLEGTDALDTAEMQYALATFYTDRDASKTLQLLNRSLELSDSNSVNISAIKSLASINLQLNRRELAYIWSQVAAEYDVQTASEKNHTLLYGFTEEKYRQLDDIADDVYDAIEDGRYQASMIPRI, from the coding sequence ATGAACACATTAAAGTTGGTTGCCACTATTGGCCTTGGTTTAACACTCTCAGGGTGTTTTGAAAGTCGTAAAAACACAGAACAGTTATGTGACTCAAATCCAGCACTACGATGCAATGAACTCAATGTCGACGATGGCCAGTGCCGTTTGCCGCGCACCGACTTGATCTGGCATCGACACGAGATTATCAAAAACCCTTCTGAACAAAACAAAATCAAGGAATACCATATCCTCGCAGACTATGAGAAGTGTCTAACGTTAGCCGCTCAGATCCAGCCTCTTACCGCTTCTGAACGCAAATCAAAACGGGTGACAACAATCATGCATATTCAGCAAGAAAGACAACGAGTGGTGGACGAACTCAAGCATTCAAGCGCCCCAAATGCACTGTATTTCTTGTGGAGTCAGATCGGTGATGAAAATGCCAAACGCAGTTTCTTACAACTTGAAGGGACAGATGCATTAGACACTGCCGAAATGCAGTACGCACTGGCGACCTTTTATACTGACCGTGATGCAAGCAAAACGTTGCAACTACTGAACCGTTCACTAGAACTCAGTGACAGTAATTCAGTCAATATTAGTGCTATCAAGTCTTTGGCAAGTATCAACCTCCAGCTAAATCGTCGCGAACTGGCGTACATTTGGTCTCAGGTAGCAGCAGAATACGATGTACAAACTGCGTCGGAAAAAAACCACACTCTGTTGTATGGTTTTACTGAAGAAAAGTACCGCCAACTCGACGATATTGCAGACGATGTCTACGATGCTATTGAAGATGGACGTTACCAAGCCAGTATGATTCCGCGCATTTAG
- a CDS encoding EAL and HDOD domain-containing protein, with product MKYSYFARQPIMDVDKQTIGYELLFRDGPKNSFPNIDADLATIRLLSDHILTTKQDTLGDLLGFINFPYQSLIDDIPSLFPPSNLIIEILEDCPPTDALLQRVKQLYHSGYTLALDDFVPAPEWQPFLPYVHIIKFDIRTISIGDAREFIRQHGKNRLRYLAEKVETAAEFELAKNAGFDYFQGYFFSKPEVVQKKALEPSMLTVLQLLVEVAKPEIRFDQLEKLVARDVTLSYKLLSYVNASANVTSKIQSFHQALVYLGEDRLRKFISLVALASNDNDKPDYLYSLSIQRAKFCELLATQVSPAPQSSHAFLTGMFSLIDCLLDRPLDQVVNQMPVDSEVQGAILEKRGTLGGLLVLAKAIERARWDKVTTIGQRLRLNDEQVFNAYDAAIAWTAELMDVDAKAESIKPK from the coding sequence TTGAAGTATTCCTATTTCGCACGTCAACCGATCATGGACGTGGATAAACAAACCATCGGTTATGAATTGCTGTTTCGGGATGGACCTAAAAACAGCTTTCCCAATATCGATGCCGATCTGGCAACCATTCGCTTGTTGTCAGATCATATTTTGACTACCAAACAGGATACGCTGGGTGATCTCCTTGGCTTTATCAACTTCCCCTATCAAAGCCTAATTGATGATATTCCCTCACTTTTCCCACCCAGCAACTTAATTATTGAGATTTTAGAAGATTGTCCGCCAACAGATGCGTTACTGCAAAGAGTGAAGCAGCTTTACCATAGTGGTTATACGCTTGCGTTGGATGATTTTGTCCCAGCTCCAGAATGGCAGCCATTTTTGCCCTACGTACACATCATCAAGTTTGACATTCGCACAATATCCATTGGTGATGCTCGAGAATTTATCCGCCAGCACGGTAAAAACAGATTGCGCTACCTCGCTGAAAAAGTCGAAACGGCCGCCGAATTTGAACTGGCTAAGAATGCGGGTTTCGATTACTTCCAAGGGTATTTCTTTAGCAAACCAGAGGTAGTACAAAAGAAAGCGCTGGAGCCATCTATGCTCACGGTATTGCAACTACTCGTCGAAGTTGCTAAACCCGAGATTCGTTTTGATCAACTTGAAAAGTTGGTCGCGCGTGATGTCACTCTTTCCTATAAATTGCTTAGTTATGTCAACGCCTCTGCTAACGTCACAAGTAAGATTCAGTCTTTCCACCAAGCGCTTGTCTACCTTGGAGAAGATCGGCTACGCAAATTTATATCGTTGGTTGCTTTGGCATCCAACGACAATGACAAGCCGGACTACTTATATAGTCTCTCTATCCAGAGAGCCAAGTTCTGCGAGTTGTTAGCAACTCAAGTGTCACCAGCGCCTCAGTCAAGCCATGCCTTTTTGACCGGGATGTTCTCACTAATTGATTGCTTACTTGATCGACCTTTGGATCAGGTCGTTAACCAAATGCCCGTTGATAGTGAAGTTCAAGGAGCAATATTGGAAAAACGGGGAACGCTAGGTGGCCTATTAGTCTTAGCCAAAGCCATTGAACGAGCGCGTTGGGACAAAGTGACCACCATAGGTCAGAGGCTACGCCTTAATGATGAGCAAGTCTTTAATGCTTATGATGCGGCTATCGCTTGGACTGCTGAGTTGATGGATGTCGATGCGAAAGCTGAGAGTATCAAGCCGAAATAG
- the msrB gene encoding peptide-methionine (R)-S-oxide reductase MsrB, with protein MDKAPKKLIKPDEYWRERLSEQEFHVCRMQGTEAPFSGKLLHNRESGIYRCTCCEADLFQSSNKYDSGCGWPSFDAPIHPDAIRFLEDLSHGMVRTEIRCAVCDSHLGHVFPDGPPTTGERFCVNSVSLIFNNPQKSGD; from the coding sequence ATGGATAAAGCACCTAAAAAGTTGATAAAGCCTGATGAATACTGGCGTGAGCGGCTTTCTGAACAAGAATTTCATGTCTGTCGAATGCAAGGAACCGAAGCACCGTTTAGTGGTAAATTGTTACATAATCGCGAGTCGGGAATATACCGCTGTACCTGCTGTGAAGCCGATTTATTTCAATCCTCAAACAAATATGATTCAGGCTGCGGGTGGCCAAGCTTTGACGCACCAATTCACCCCGATGCAATCCGATTTTTAGAAGATCTGAGTCACGGAATGGTTCGAACTGAGATTCGTTGTGCGGTTTGTGATAGTCATTTAGGTCACGTTTTTCCGGATGGGCCACCGACAACAGGGGAACGATTCTGTGTCAATTCTGTGTCGTTAATTTTCAACAATCCACAAAAAAGCGGTGACTAA
- a CDS encoding YeaC family protein, whose protein sequence is MDVEQLVNAITPEAYERLLYAIETGKWPEGTVLTQEQRDSCMQAVMLYQSKHNAEAQHMTVAQGGEMSFKSKAELKKQFQPEQSDIVRVNPNHHE, encoded by the coding sequence ATGGATGTTGAGCAACTCGTTAACGCAATAACCCCAGAAGCCTATGAGCGACTACTTTATGCGATCGAAACTGGTAAATGGCCTGAGGGTACGGTTCTTACTCAGGAACAACGCGATTCATGCATGCAAGCAGTGATGCTATATCAATCAAAACATAACGCTGAAGCTCAGCATATGACGGTAGCTCAAGGCGGAGAAATGAGTTTTAAATCCAAAGCGGAGCTAAAAAAGCAATTTCAACCTGAGCAGTCAGACATTGTGCGCGTAAACCCTAACCACCACGAATAG
- the cysS gene encoding cysteine--tRNA ligase, with protein sequence MLKIYNTLTRQKEEFKPINAGKVGMYVCGVTIYDLCHIGHGRTFVSFDVVSRYLRYLGYDLTFVRNITDIDDKIIKRANENNESCDSLTERLIGEMYTDFDALNIKRPDVEPRATQFIQEIIELVETLIQRGFAYVADNGDVMFEVGKFDEYGKLSKQDLEQLQAGARVDIETAKRSPLDFVLWKMSKPGEPTWESPWGPGRPGWHIECSAMNSSILGNHFDIHGGGSDLQFPHHENEIAQSCCAHDTQYVNTWMHSGMVMVDKEKMSKSLGNFFTIRDVLGHYDAETVRYFLMSGHYRSQLNYSEENLNQARASLERLYTSLRGLDLSVAPAGGEEYVTRFTEAMNDDFNTPEAYSVLFDMAREINRLKTENQEQASALGALMRELADVIGILHQDPEAFLKGDAGSDDEVAEIEALIKLRNDSRAAKDWANADMARDKLNEMGIELEDGAEGTTWRRK encoded by the coding sequence ATGTTAAAGATATATAACACACTCACAAGACAGAAAGAGGAATTCAAACCAATCAATGCTGGCAAAGTTGGCATGTATGTCTGTGGGGTAACCATTTATGATCTCTGTCATATTGGTCACGGTCGCACTTTCGTTTCTTTCGATGTTGTGTCTCGTTACCTACGCTACTTGGGTTACGATTTAACATTTGTACGTAATATCACTGATATTGACGACAAAATCATCAAGCGTGCAAACGAAAACAACGAGAGTTGCGATTCTTTGACAGAGCGTTTGATCGGCGAAATGTACACCGATTTTGATGCGCTGAACATCAAGCGCCCAGACGTTGAGCCACGCGCGACACAGTTTATTCAAGAGATCATTGAACTGGTTGAAACCTTAATTCAACGTGGTTTTGCTTACGTTGCAGATAACGGCGACGTGATGTTTGAAGTTGGCAAGTTTGATGAATACGGCAAACTGTCTAAGCAAGATCTTGAGCAGCTACAAGCTGGCGCTCGTGTTGATATTGAAACGGCAAAACGCAGCCCGCTAGACTTCGTTCTATGGAAAATGTCTAAACCAGGCGAACCAACTTGGGAATCGCCATGGGGCCCAGGTCGTCCAGGTTGGCACATTGAGTGTTCAGCAATGAACTCATCAATCCTTGGTAACCACTTTGATATTCACGGTGGCGGTTCAGATCTTCAGTTCCCACACCATGAAAACGAAATTGCTCAGTCTTGCTGTGCGCATGATACCCAGTATGTAAATACTTGGATGCATAGCGGCATGGTGATGGTTGATAAAGAAAAAATGTCTAAGTCATTAGGCAACTTCTTCACGATTCGCGATGTATTGGGTCACTACGATGCTGAAACTGTTCGCTACTTCCTAATGTCTGGTCACTACCGCAGCCAGCTAAACTACAGTGAAGAGAACCTCAACCAAGCACGTGCTTCATTAGAGCGTCTATACACGTCACTACGTGGTCTTGACTTGTCAGTAGCGCCAGCAGGTGGCGAAGAGTACGTAACTCGCTTTACTGAAGCGATGAACGATGACTTCAATACACCAGAAGCTTACTCAGTGTTGTTTGATATGGCGCGTGAGATCAACCGTCTTAAGACAGAAAACCAAGAGCAAGCAAGTGCACTTGGCGCATTAATGCGTGAGTTGGCCGATGTGATCGGTATTCTTCATCAAGACCCAGAAGCTTTCCTAAAAGGCGATGCAGGCAGTGATGATGAAGTGGCTGAAATTGAAGCATTAATCAAGCTACGTAACGATTCTCGTGCAGCGAAAGATTGGGCCAATGCAGATATGGCGCGCGACAAGCTAAATGAGATGGGTATTGAGCTAGAGGATGGTGCGGAAGGTACAACCTGGCGCCGCAAATAG
- the infA gene encoding translation initiation factor IF-1 — MAKEDVIEMQGTVLDTLPNTMFRVELENGHVVTAHISGKMRKNYIRILTGDKVTVEMTPYDLSKGRIVFRAR, encoded by the coding sequence ATGGCTAAAGAAGACGTTATTGAGATGCAAGGCACTGTCCTTGATACTCTTCCAAACACAATGTTCCGTGTTGAGCTTGAAAACGGTCACGTAGTTACTGCTCACATCTCTGGTAAAATGCGTAAGAACTACATCCGTATTCTTACTGGTGACAAAGTAACTGTAGAGATGACTCCATACGACCTATCAAAAGGCCGCATCGTCTTCCGTGCTCGTTAA
- the lpxH gene encoding UDP-2,3-diacylglucosamine diphosphatase, translating to MTTLFISDLHLSADTPDINACFERFMREEAIHADALYVLGDLFDFWIGDDDNSEFAKRVRAEFKRLTDSGVPCFFTKGNRDFLVGKRFAKQTGMVLLGDETVIDLYGRKAVILHGDTLCTDDHQYLAFRAKVNQPWLQWLFNRLPMAAKRPIVRKVQSDARDTKKDKSFDIMDVTQSEVEKVLLQHHADLMIHGHTHRPNVHTFAVDGQEMTRIVLGDWYEQGSILCCNANNFSLETRPFCTGNP from the coding sequence ATGACCACACTATTTATTTCCGACCTACATTTATCAGCCGACACGCCTGACATTAATGCTTGTTTCGAACGCTTTATGCGTGAGGAAGCCATCCATGCCGATGCCTTGTATGTTTTAGGTGATCTGTTTGATTTCTGGATTGGCGACGATGACAACAGCGAGTTCGCCAAACGCGTTCGAGCTGAATTTAAGCGCCTGACAGACAGTGGCGTACCCTGTTTTTTCACCAAAGGAAATCGTGACTTCTTAGTCGGTAAACGCTTTGCCAAACAAACGGGTATGGTATTACTTGGTGACGAAACGGTGATTGATCTCTATGGACGCAAAGCCGTCATTCTGCACGGTGACACACTCTGTACTGACGATCATCAATATCTCGCCTTTAGAGCTAAAGTGAATCAACCTTGGTTGCAATGGTTGTTCAATCGCTTACCAATGGCGGCCAAAAGACCCATTGTGCGCAAAGTCCAGTCTGACGCTCGCGATACCAAAAAAGACAAGTCGTTTGACATCATGGATGTAACACAAAGCGAAGTAGAAAAAGTGCTGTTGCAACATCACGCTGATCTAATGATCCATGGTCATACTCATCGACCTAACGTTCACACTTTCGCTGTTGATGGACAAGAAATGACACGTATTGTTCTGGGTGATTGGTATGAACAAGGCTCAATATTGTGCTGTAACGCAAATAATTTCAGTTTAGAAACCCGCCCTTTCTGTACGGGAAATCCGTAG
- a CDS encoding peptidylprolyl isomerase, which translates to MITLHTNFGDIKIQLNEEKAPETSANFLQYCRDGFYDNTLFHRVIDGFMIQGGGMESGLREKATRAPIKNEANNGLSNKVGTLAMARTMEPHSASSQFFINVNNNTFLDFRSESLDGWGYCVFGEVVEGMDIVEKIKGVSTGSYGMHQDVPLEDVVITGTTIEE; encoded by the coding sequence ATGATCACCCTTCACACTAATTTTGGTGATATCAAAATTCAGCTAAATGAAGAAAAAGCACCGGAAACAAGTGCAAACTTCCTACAGTACTGCCGTGATGGTTTCTACGACAACACGCTATTCCACCGTGTTATCGATGGTTTCATGATTCAAGGTGGTGGTATGGAGTCAGGTCTTCGTGAGAAGGCAACTCGTGCACCAATTAAGAACGAAGCAAACAACGGTCTAAGCAACAAAGTAGGCACGCTTGCTATGGCTCGTACTATGGAGCCGCACTCTGCTAGCTCTCAGTTCTTCATCAACGTGAACAACAACACTTTCCTAGACTTCCGCAGCGAAAGCCTAGATGGTTGGGGTTACTGTGTATTCGGTGAAGTAGTAGAAGGCATGGACATCGTTGAAAAAATCAAAGGTGTGAGCACTGGCTCTTACGGCATGCACCAAGATGTACCACTAGAAGACGTGGTTATCACTGGCACTACTATCGAAGAATAA
- a CDS encoding YchJ family protein, which produces MSHCPCGNPSSYDVCCQPIHQNPNNATVPEQLMRARYSAHVLGLVDFVVQTYHPSCHAEEQRQAIAESIDSDWVGLEVVETHDGGDSNEGFVTFKAFFNQDEKQYCLEECSRFVREDGTWFYIDGEFPQAEDERLSQPLKNLKIGRNDPCICGSGKKFKKCCG; this is translated from the coding sequence ATGAGTCACTGCCCGTGCGGAAACCCGTCGTCTTACGATGTGTGTTGCCAACCAATACATCAAAATCCGAATAATGCCACTGTACCAGAGCAACTGATGCGCGCACGTTATAGCGCTCATGTGCTTGGCTTAGTCGATTTTGTCGTTCAAACCTACCACCCAAGCTGCCATGCGGAAGAACAACGACAAGCAATAGCCGAGTCTATCGATAGTGACTGGGTCGGTCTTGAAGTCGTAGAGACGCACGATGGCGGCGATAGTAATGAGGGGTTTGTGACCTTCAAAGCCTTCTTCAACCAAGATGAAAAACAATACTGCCTAGAAGAGTGTTCTCGTTTTGTTCGAGAAGATGGCACGTGGTTCTACATTGATGGCGAGTTTCCACAAGCGGAAGACGAACGCCTATCTCAACCACTCAAAAACTTGAAAATCGGCCGTAATGACCCTTGTATTTGTGGCAGCGGTAAAAAATTTAAGAAGTGCTGCGGATAA
- a CDS encoding outer membrane lipoprotein yields the protein MLKKWVWILLIFPLFANAAYQRNVARPVNEVVFGKVDSVRYLTQQDIVKAESNGWETFLGAVVGGLIGNQFGGGTGREVATAVGAVAGASIARNRANQSYRVEYRLVELLIQTEDKRLINVIQDVDSNMIFQRGDRVRILYFNDGVRVDREY from the coding sequence ATGTTGAAGAAGTGGGTATGGATATTATTGATTTTTCCTCTATTTGCCAATGCAGCATACCAACGGAATGTTGCCCGTCCAGTAAATGAGGTTGTGTTTGGGAAGGTCGATTCAGTTCGCTATCTTACCCAGCAAGATATTGTGAAGGCAGAAAGCAACGGTTGGGAAACCTTTTTGGGTGCGGTTGTCGGCGGTTTAATTGGTAATCAGTTCGGTGGCGGTACAGGCCGTGAAGTGGCAACTGCTGTCGGTGCCGTAGCAGGTGCGAGTATTGCGCGAAATCGAGCTAATCAGAGTTATCGTGTTGAATATCGTCTGGTTGAGTTGTTAATTCAAACCGAAGACAAACGCTTGATAAACGTGATTCAAGACGTCGATAGCAACATGATATTTCAGCGTGGGGATCGCGTTCGTATTTTGTACTTTAACGATGGTGTTAGGGTCGATAGGGAGTATTAG
- a CDS encoding thymidine kinase, translating to MAQMYFYYSAMNAGKSTTLLQSSFNYQERGMNPLIFTAALDNRYGVGKVSSRIGLQSEAHLFQAETDLFKTIAELNEQEKRHCILIDECQFLSKEQVYQLTEVVDKLHIPVLCYGLRTDFLGELFEGSKYLLSWADKLVELKTICHCGRKANMVIRTDEHGNAIKEGDQVAIGGNDRYVSVCRQHYKEALGK from the coding sequence GTGGCACAGATGTACTTCTATTACTCAGCGATGAACGCTGGGAAATCAACCACGCTTCTACAATCGTCATTTAACTATCAAGAGCGTGGTATGAACCCACTGATCTTTACCGCTGCTTTAGATAACCGTTATGGCGTTGGTAAAGTGAGTTCTCGAATCGGTCTACAATCTGAAGCGCACTTATTCCAAGCTGAGACGGACTTATTTAAAACCATCGCCGAGCTTAATGAACAAGAGAAACGTCACTGTATTTTAATTGATGAATGCCAGTTTTTGTCGAAAGAACAGGTTTATCAACTCACTGAAGTGGTAGATAAATTACATATTCCAGTACTTTGCTACGGTTTGCGTACTGACTTTTTAGGTGAGTTGTTTGAAGGCAGTAAATACCTACTATCGTGGGCAGATAAACTGGTTGAGCTGAAAACCATTTGTCACTGCGGTCGCAAAGCGAACATGGTTATTCGCACGGATGAGCATGGCAATGCGATTAAAGAAGGTGACCAAGTGGCGATTGGTGGCAACGACCGTTATGTGTCGGTTTGTCGTCAGCACTATAAAGAGGCGCTTGGTAAGTAA